Proteins encoded together in one Aminipila butyrica window:
- the miaB gene encoding tRNA (N6-isopentenyl adenosine(37)-C2)-methylthiotransferase MiaB: protein MNIENRTDGQTLRYHIITFGCQMNEHDSETMAGMLNEKGFAAEIDKEQADLVIINTCSVRDNADKRFFGTLGQLKKIKERNPGFVACVCGCMMQQQHVIDEVKTKYPWVDLVFGTHNIHEFPRLLDNVIGERQKIVDVWQEGGAIVEGLPVKRLYDYKALVNIMYGCNNFCTYCIVPYTRGRERSRQPEEIIREVKELTATGVKEITLLGQNVNSYGISHHEEGYWAGEGGMDFADLIYALNDVEGLERIRFMTSHPKDLSDKLIQAFKDCSKLCNAIHLPVQSGSDRVLKRMNRKYTRADYLTLIEKLRLAAPHIAITTDLIVGFPGETEEDFQDTMDLVEQVRYDSAFTFIYSIRKGTPAEDYEDQVPEEVKHQRFNRLLERINQISGEINQTYEHTIQQVLVEGISKSKKGEGLLAGRTESAKLVNFPGDQELVGQIVPVHITEGKQFNLKGIMES from the coding sequence TTGAACATAGAAAACAGAACAGACGGACAGACGCTAAGGTATCACATTATTACCTTTGGCTGTCAGATGAACGAGCATGATTCGGAGACCATGGCCGGCATGCTCAATGAAAAAGGATTTGCAGCAGAAATAGACAAAGAGCAGGCTGATTTGGTCATCATCAATACTTGCAGTGTGCGGGACAATGCGGATAAACGGTTTTTCGGCACCCTGGGCCAACTGAAAAAGATAAAGGAGCGAAATCCTGGGTTTGTGGCCTGTGTATGCGGCTGTATGATGCAGCAGCAGCACGTTATCGACGAAGTGAAGACCAAATATCCTTGGGTAGACCTGGTCTTCGGCACTCATAACATTCACGAGTTCCCTCGGTTATTGGATAACGTTATTGGAGAGAGACAAAAGATTGTGGATGTTTGGCAAGAGGGTGGCGCCATTGTGGAAGGTTTGCCAGTCAAGCGGCTGTATGATTATAAGGCCTTGGTGAATATCATGTATGGCTGCAACAATTTCTGCACCTACTGTATTGTTCCTTATACCAGAGGACGAGAACGGAGCAGGCAGCCGGAAGAAATCATTCGGGAAGTAAAGGAGCTGACCGCCACCGGCGTTAAGGAAATTACCTTGCTGGGGCAAAACGTGAACTCTTACGGAATCAGTCACCACGAAGAGGGCTACTGGGCGGGGGAGGGAGGCATGGACTTTGCCGATTTGATTTATGCTTTAAACGATGTAGAAGGGCTGGAGCGAATCCGCTTTATGACTTCTCATCCCAAAGACTTATCCGACAAACTGATTCAAGCATTCAAGGACTGTTCTAAGCTTTGCAACGCCATTCACCTGCCAGTTCAGTCTGGCAGTGATCGGGTACTGAAGCGGATGAATCGAAAATATACGAGGGCAGACTATTTGACCCTAATTGAAAAGCTGAGGCTTGCTGCGCCCCACATAGCCATTACTACCGACCTGATTGTGGGCTTTCCCGGAGAGACCGAGGAAGATTTCCAGGATACGATGGATTTGGTAGAACAGGTGCGGTATGATTCCGCCTTTACCTTTATTTATTCCATAAGAAAGGGTACTCCGGCGGAAGATTATGAGGATCAAGTGCCGGAAGAGGTGAAGCATCAGCGGTTTAATCGGCTGCTGGAGCGAATTAACCAAATCTCGGGCGAGATTAACCAGACCTATGAGCATACAATTCAGCAGGTGCTGGTAGAGGGTATTAGCAAAAGCAAGAAAGGTGAGGGCCTGTTAGCCGGACGAACGGAATCAGCCAAGCTGGTCAACTTTCCAGGAGACCAAGAGCTGGTTGGACAGATCGTTCCGGTTCACATAACAGAAGGAAAACAATTTAACTTAAAAGGCATCATGGAGAGCTGA
- a CDS encoding NAD(P)H-dependent glycerol-3-phosphate dehydrogenase — MNVKKIAVIGAGSWGTALAVTLSRKGHLVRIWDVNSQHLEQLKADRENVKYLPGIAFDSNLQPVDTVKAAMADADMVVFSAPAQHFRSALDSALPYISQDMIVVNVAKGIEQKTLKRMSEIARDKMVNMKYVTLSGPSHAEEVGLGIPTTVVVASADIKLAEHVQDVFMTDKFRVYTNSDVIGVELGGALKNIIALGAGISDGMGYGDNAKAAMMTRGIAEITRLGVKLGADAHTFAGLTGIGDLVVTCTSMHSRNRRCGIMIGEGMNPKEATEKVGMVVEGMYTTEAAYQLAKREGVEMPITEGIYAVINNQINARDAVNNLMTRDKKSEIY, encoded by the coding sequence ATGAATGTTAAGAAAATAGCTGTCATCGGAGCAGGAAGTTGGGGCACCGCTTTAGCCGTGACTCTCAGCAGAAAAGGCCATTTGGTCCGAATCTGGGACGTGAACAGTCAACACCTGGAGCAGTTGAAGGCTGATCGGGAAAATGTCAAATATCTGCCGGGGATTGCCTTTGACAGCAATTTACAGCCGGTGGATACGGTGAAAGCGGCCATGGCGGATGCTGATATGGTGGTTTTTTCCGCGCCCGCTCAACATTTCCGCAGTGCGTTAGACAGCGCACTGCCGTATATCAGTCAGGATATGATTGTGGTCAATGTAGCCAAAGGGATTGAACAAAAAACGTTGAAGCGTATGTCGGAAATCGCTCGGGACAAGATGGTCAACATGAAGTATGTGACCTTGTCGGGCCCTTCTCATGCAGAAGAGGTAGGCCTGGGTATTCCTACTACCGTAGTGGTAGCTTCAGCAGATATTAAACTGGCAGAACACGTTCAGGATGTTTTTATGACAGATAAATTTCGAGTGTATACCAACAGCGATGTGATCGGTGTCGAGTTGGGAGGAGCATTGAAGAATATCATTGCTTTAGGTGCTGGCATATCTGATGGCATGGGCTACGGCGATAATGCTAAGGCGGCCATGATGACCAGAGGCATAGCCGAGATTACCCGGTTAGGTGTCAAGCTGGGAGCTGACGCTCATACCTTTGCGGGATTAACGGGCATCGGTGACCTGGTGGTTACCTGTACCAGTATGCACTCTCGTAACCGCCGTTGCGGCATTATGATTGGCGAGGGCATGAACCCTAAAGAAGCTACGGAGAAGGTGGGGATGGTGGTAGAAGGGATGTACACCACGGAGGCCGCTTATCAGCTGGCCAAGCGAGAAGGGGTGGAAATGCCTATTACGGAAGGTATTTATGCCGTTATCAACAATCAGATCAATGCCCGAGATGCGGTAAACAATCTGATGACCCGGGATAAAAAAAGCGAGATTTACTGA
- a CDS encoding RNA polymerase sigma factor produces the protein MKKDALDEVYRLYSKQVYLYAYALCGNVHMAEDLTGDTFYKAMLALDKHVPNIKYWLLRVCRNLFFDCCRKGPKEMLPLEETVLSTGEDPLEMLLQNEKKQQLSAAMKELSQSDRELLTMFYFLDCSIHQIAAFTERTPGSIKTALSRARIRLKNILQED, from the coding sequence GTGAAAAAAGATGCCTTGGACGAGGTATACCGTCTATATTCGAAACAAGTCTATCTTTACGCCTACGCTCTTTGCGGGAATGTTCACATGGCTGAAGACCTGACTGGAGACACCTTCTATAAGGCTATGCTGGCACTGGATAAGCATGTACCTAACATAAAATACTGGCTTTTACGAGTCTGCCGGAATCTGTTTTTTGACTGCTGCCGAAAAGGCCCTAAAGAAATGCTGCCTTTAGAAGAAACGGTCCTTTCCACTGGTGAAGATCCCTTGGAAATGCTACTGCAAAATGAAAAAAAGCAGCAGCTTTCTGCTGCCATGAAGGAGCTTTCCCAGTCGGATCGGGAGCTGCTGACGATGTTTTATTTTTTAGATTGCAGTATTCATCAAATTGCTGCTTTTACAGAGCGCACACCGGGCTCCATTAAAACCGCCCTGAGCCGGGCCCGCATCCGACTCAAAAATATTTTACAGGAGGACTGA
- a CDS encoding indolepyruvate oxidoreductase subunit beta — MSDVKNILLVGVGGQGTILASKILSEGLVEAGYDVKMSEIHGMSQRGGNVSTQIRYGKKVYSPIVGKGEADVIVAFEKMEALRWIEYLRDGGKMVINDFEIPSVPILMGQAEYPTEILEELSAKASVLAVKAAEIAQSLGNSKAMNIVLLGALVRAMNVEGVDWKKAVASSVKESFIELNLKAFDAGYNL; from the coding sequence ATGAGTGACGTAAAGAATATTTTATTGGTAGGCGTAGGAGGTCAGGGCACCATCCTGGCCAGTAAGATTCTCTCAGAAGGCTTGGTAGAGGCTGGATATGATGTGAAAATGTCAGAGATCCACGGCATGTCTCAGCGGGGCGGCAACGTTAGTACGCAGATTCGCTACGGCAAGAAGGTGTATTCCCCGATTGTAGGCAAGGGGGAAGCCGACGTAATTGTGGCTTTTGAAAAGATGGAAGCTTTGCGGTGGATTGAATACCTGCGGGATGGGGGAAAGATGGTAATTAATGACTTTGAGATTCCATCGGTGCCTATCCTCATGGGTCAGGCAGAATATCCGACAGAAATTCTGGAGGAGTTGTCTGCCAAGGCTTCCGTGCTGGCAGTAAAGGCGGCAGAAATTGCCCAGAGCCTGGGCAATAGCAAAGCCATGAACATTGTTCTGCTGGGGGCCTTAGTCCGGGCCATGAACGTGGAAGGGGTAGACTGGAAGAAAGCTGTAGCCAGCAGTGTAAAGGAAAGTTTTATCGAGCTGAATCTAAAGGCTTTTGATGCAGGATACAACCTGTAG
- the buk gene encoding butyrate kinase, with amino-acid sequence MSYKILAINPGSTSTKLALYENEARIFERSLPHTAKELEPFEEILDQFEFRKKLILEALREANVDLQELSAVVGRGGMMPNMKAGGYVANEAMVNTLREGLASPHASNLGALLARDIAAPMGIPAYIYDAVTSDEMEQVARFTGMPEVSRKSFCHVLNMRAVSRKVAVKYAKRYEDMNILVAHLGGGISLSVHHKGKIVDCIRDDEAPFSPERAGTIPALELVDLCYSGQYTRQEMIRKFRGKGGLKAYLGTQDLREVLDMSQNGDKLAADLLEAEVYQIAKAVGQLAPVLSGKYDCIILTGGMVYSEELVEKIRERICFIAPVEVVPGEFEMEALALGALRMIDGQEQAREYVHP; translated from the coding sequence ATGAGTTACAAAATTTTGGCTATTAATCCTGGGTCCACATCCACGAAGCTGGCGCTCTATGAGAATGAGGCCAGAATATTTGAACGGTCCCTGCCCCATACAGCTAAGGAGCTGGAGCCTTTTGAGGAGATTTTAGACCAGTTTGAATTTCGAAAGAAACTGATTCTGGAAGCCCTGAGGGAGGCCAATGTAGACTTGCAGGAGCTGTCGGCAGTGGTCGGCCGAGGCGGCATGATGCCGAACATGAAGGCGGGCGGGTATGTAGCCAACGAGGCCATGGTGAATACCCTTCGGGAAGGGCTGGCTTCTCCTCACGCCTCCAACCTGGGGGCCTTGCTGGCACGAGATATCGCAGCACCTATGGGGATTCCTGCCTACATTTATGATGCAGTAACGTCTGATGAGATGGAGCAGGTAGCTCGGTTTACTGGCATGCCAGAGGTCAGCCGAAAAAGTTTTTGCCATGTGCTGAATATGCGGGCTGTATCACGGAAAGTTGCAGTGAAGTATGCCAAGCGGTATGAGGATATGAACATTTTGGTGGCGCATTTAGGGGGCGGAATCAGCCTCAGTGTCCATCATAAAGGGAAGATTGTGGACTGCATCCGAGATGATGAAGCGCCGTTTTCTCCAGAACGGGCAGGGACCATTCCGGCACTGGAACTGGTAGATTTGTGCTATTCTGGCCAGTACACCCGGCAAGAGATGATTCGCAAGTTTCGAGGCAAAGGAGGGCTGAAAGCCTATCTGGGCACTCAGGATTTGCGGGAAGTACTGGATATGAGTCAAAACGGCGACAAGCTGGCGGCAGATTTGCTGGAGGCGGAGGTCTATCAGATTGCCAAAGCAGTGGGGCAGTTGGCACCAGTATTGAGCGGTAAATACGATTGCATCATCCTCACCGGAGGCATGGTCTATTCGGAAGAACTGGTGGAAAAAATCCGAGAGCGAATTTGCTTTATCGCTCCGGTGGAGGTCGTGCCAGGAGAGTTCGAGATGGAAGCATTGGCCCTGGGTGCTTTGAGAATGATTGACGGTCAGGAACAAGCTAGGGAATACGTACACCCGTAA
- the iorA gene encoding indolepyruvate ferredoxin oxidoreductase subunit alpha codes for MKTIMTGNEAVARGAYEGGTVFASAYPGTPSTEILENIVAYKEDIYCEWAPNEKVALEAAIGASVAGVRSMAAMKHVGVNVAADPLFTFAYTGVTGGCVLVSADDPGMHSSQNEQDNRNYAAAARVLMLEPSDSQEAKDFMKLGLELSEQFDTPVLLRMTTRVCHSKGLVELGDRVNMPVIPYEKKIKKFVATPANGKVMRKNMVQRLKDMEDYANTTPINQPEYNGTEIGVITSGVSYQYAREVFGEEASYLKLGMTFPVPMDLLREFAGKVKTVYVIEEMDPYLENHLKMAGIACIGKEVIPEYDELNPDIVRQAVFGKEAQGIQAGKEAVVRPPTLCAGCPHRGFFYALSKKKKVMITGDIGCYTLGSAPPLSAIDTCFCMGGSISSGHGAAQALKKAGNEDLRVVSVIGDSTFFHSGINSLMDAVYNKGCNTTVILDNRITGMTGHQENPGTGYTLMGESAVEVDIPKLCQAIGVKDENLYIVNPNKLNEVSKVLDEAMAKDEPTVVITRWPCILKKFSPQDKEEFDLSPKKCAIDQEKCRKCRMCVGVGCPAIHSGERVEIDPATCTGCTVCKQVCPFQAIEEV; via the coding sequence ATGAAAACCATTATGACGGGAAATGAGGCGGTGGCAAGAGGAGCCTATGAAGGCGGGACTGTCTTTGCATCCGCCTATCCGGGAACACCCAGCACAGAGATTCTGGAAAACATCGTGGCGTACAAAGAAGATATCTACTGTGAGTGGGCCCCTAACGAGAAGGTAGCCTTGGAGGCGGCCATCGGCGCTTCGGTGGCGGGGGTCCGATCGATGGCGGCCATGAAACATGTAGGTGTCAATGTGGCGGCAGACCCGCTGTTTACCTTTGCCTATACGGGGGTGACCGGCGGATGTGTATTGGTTTCAGCAGACGATCCCGGGATGCACAGTTCCCAGAACGAGCAAGATAACCGCAATTATGCGGCGGCAGCTAGAGTGTTGATGCTGGAGCCTTCTGACAGCCAGGAGGCCAAGGATTTTATGAAGCTGGGATTGGAGCTGTCTGAACAGTTTGATACCCCGGTGTTGCTGCGGATGACTACGAGGGTTTGTCACAGCAAGGGTCTGGTAGAGCTCGGGGACCGGGTGAACATGCCGGTTATTCCGTATGAGAAGAAGATTAAAAAGTTCGTAGCCACGCCTGCTAACGGAAAAGTCATGAGAAAAAATATGGTTCAGCGTCTGAAGGACATGGAAGACTATGCCAATACGACGCCAATTAATCAGCCTGAGTATAACGGCACAGAAATAGGTGTCATTACTTCTGGTGTTTCCTACCAGTACGCCCGAGAAGTTTTTGGAGAAGAGGCCTCTTATTTAAAGCTGGGGATGACCTTCCCTGTGCCGATGGATTTGCTTCGGGAATTTGCTGGCAAAGTAAAAACGGTCTATGTCATTGAGGAGATGGATCCATATCTGGAAAACCACTTGAAGATGGCGGGCATTGCCTGTATCGGCAAGGAGGTCATTCCGGAATACGACGAGCTGAATCCAGATATCGTGCGCCAAGCCGTGTTCGGCAAGGAAGCACAAGGTATTCAGGCAGGCAAGGAAGCGGTAGTTAGGCCGCCTACACTGTGTGCCGGGTGTCCTCACCGCGGGTTCTTTTACGCCTTGAGCAAGAAGAAAAAGGTTATGATTACCGGAGATATCGGTTGCTACACCTTGGGATCGGCACCTCCTCTTTCGGCCATAGATACTTGTTTCTGCATGGGAGGCAGCATCAGTTCCGGCCATGGAGCAGCTCAGGCTTTAAAGAAAGCGGGTAACGAGGACCTGCGCGTGGTGTCCGTCATTGGTGATTCCACCTTTTTCCATTCTGGCATTAACAGCCTGATGGATGCCGTCTATAATAAGGGCTGCAACACGACGGTGATTTTAGATAACCGCATAACTGGTATGACTGGGCATCAGGAGAATCCAGGCACTGGCTATACCCTTATGGGTGAATCTGCTGTGGAGGTAGACATTCCTAAGCTGTGTCAGGCCATCGGCGTGAAGGATGAGAACCTGTACATAGTGAATCCAAACAAGCTGAATGAGGTAAGTAAGGTTCTGGATGAGGCCATGGCCAAGGACGAACCAACGGTGGTTATCACCAGATGGCCTTGCATCCTGAAAAAGTTTAGTCCTCAGGATAAAGAGGAATTCGACTTATCACCGAAAAAATGCGCCATCGATCAGGAGAAGTGCCGAAAGTGCAGAATGTGTGTAGGCGTAGGCTGCCCGGCTATCCATTCGGGCGAACGGGTGGAAATCGACCCGGCAACCTGTACCGGTTGCACGGTATGCAAGCAGGTCTGTCCTTTCCAGGCTATTGAGGAGGTGTAG
- a CDS encoding pyridoxal phosphate-dependent aminotransferase: MIAKSMESYVKGSSVIRAMFEEGARLAKIYGRENVYDFSLGNPNVAPPKELKDSVIDILESEEPTFVHGYMNNAGYEDVRNTIAQHLNKLHGTQFTDKNILMTVGAAGGLNVILKTLMDPGDQILVFAPYFGEYRSYAANYGAELVVVPPNLPTFQPDLKGLEQRITEKTKALILNSPNNPTGVVYSEETIKAIAAILNKKAQELGTDIYIIADEPYRELVYDGAVVPYLTKYYKNTVVGYSYSKSMSLPGERIGYLVLPDELADFENVVSAATTANRILGFVNAPSIMQLAVARCINASVDINIYNKNRETLYQGLSDLGYECTKPEGAFYLFMKSPLADETEFCQMAKEQRVLLVPGSSFACPGYVRLAYCVSYDTILGALPQMEKVMAQIKALPNQG, translated from the coding sequence ATGATTGCAAAGAGTATGGAAAGCTATGTAAAAGGAAGTTCTGTCATTCGGGCCATGTTTGAAGAGGGAGCTCGGCTGGCCAAAATTTATGGACGGGAGAATGTCTACGATTTTAGCTTGGGTAATCCGAACGTGGCTCCGCCCAAGGAGCTCAAAGATTCGGTTATAGATATTCTGGAGTCTGAGGAACCTACTTTTGTCCACGGCTATATGAATAACGCAGGCTATGAAGATGTGCGAAACACCATTGCCCAGCATTTAAACAAACTGCATGGAACCCAGTTTACGGATAAAAATATCCTTATGACTGTAGGGGCCGCAGGCGGGCTTAACGTGATTTTGAAGACATTGATGGACCCAGGGGACCAGATTTTAGTTTTCGCCCCTTATTTCGGAGAATACAGAAGCTATGCAGCTAACTATGGTGCAGAGTTGGTGGTGGTACCGCCTAATCTGCCTACTTTCCAGCCGGACTTAAAGGGCCTGGAACAGCGCATTACAGAAAAGACAAAAGCGTTAATCCTCAATTCACCGAACAATCCGACAGGCGTAGTTTATTCGGAAGAGACCATCAAAGCGATTGCGGCTATTCTGAATAAGAAGGCGCAGGAACTGGGGACAGATATCTACATTATTGCCGATGAACCTTATCGAGAATTGGTTTACGATGGAGCCGTTGTGCCGTACCTTACAAAGTATTACAAAAATACGGTGGTGGGTTACTCCTATAGCAAATCCATGTCATTGCCGGGAGAACGGATTGGCTACTTAGTGCTCCCTGATGAGTTGGCGGATTTTGAAAATGTGGTCAGTGCGGCTACCACAGCCAATCGGATTTTGGGATTTGTCAATGCGCCATCCATTATGCAGCTGGCGGTGGCTAGGTGCATTAATGCCTCGGTGGACATTAATATTTACAACAAGAATCGGGAAACTCTGTATCAGGGATTGAGCGATTTAGGCTATGAGTGCACGAAGCCGGAAGGTGCTTTTTATCTGTTTATGAAATCCCCTTTGGCAGATGAAACTGAATTTTGTCAAATGGCTAAAGAACAGCGAGTGCTTCTGGTGCCGGGCAGTTCTTTTGCCTGCCCAGGTTACGTGCGGTTGGCTTACTGTGTGTCCTATGACACGATTCTGGGTGCTCTGCCTCAGATGGAGAAGGTTATGGCGCAGATTAAAGCCCTTCCAAACCAAGGTTGA
- a CDS encoding bifunctional enoyl-CoA hydratase/phosphate acetyltransferase, whose translation MKDFNELIQLVQERPQKKKVAVAGAHDEHTLEGVYRAFEQGLVEPVLIGDRQEIIEIMEREGFSFPVSDIIDIRDEQESAKRAVELIREGQADFLMKGKLQTADLLKQVVHREHGLKDSEVMSHVGLFEVPGCSKLLVITDGGMLPHPDLQQKVRIVENAVKLLKNLGYDTVKVAALAAAEVVNPKLKESTDGAELKRMNQEGLLTDCLVEGPISYDLMISEEAARIKGYGSPITGDTDILLVPDMAAGNILAKALMYHAGARMAGVIVGAKVPIVLVSRGASSEEKFYSLALAAAVAR comes from the coding sequence ATGAAAGACTTTAATGAGTTGATTCAACTGGTTCAGGAGAGGCCACAAAAGAAAAAAGTGGCAGTGGCAGGGGCTCACGATGAGCACACCTTGGAGGGTGTTTATCGGGCCTTCGAACAGGGCTTGGTGGAACCCGTTTTAATAGGGGATCGTCAGGAAATCATTGAAATCATGGAAAGGGAAGGATTTTCTTTCCCGGTATCCGACATCATCGATATCAGGGATGAGCAGGAATCTGCCAAAAGAGCGGTAGAGCTGATTCGTGAAGGTCAGGCTGACTTTCTGATGAAGGGAAAGCTTCAGACCGCGGATTTGCTGAAACAGGTGGTTCATCGGGAGCACGGGTTGAAGGATTCGGAGGTTATGTCCCACGTAGGGCTCTTTGAAGTGCCCGGTTGCTCTAAGCTCTTGGTTATTACCGATGGAGGCATGCTGCCCCATCCCGACTTGCAGCAAAAGGTGCGGATTGTAGAAAATGCGGTTAAGCTACTAAAAAATTTGGGCTATGACACGGTGAAAGTGGCTGCTTTAGCAGCGGCAGAAGTGGTGAATCCCAAGTTAAAAGAATCCACTGACGGAGCGGAGCTGAAACGGATGAATCAGGAAGGCCTGTTAACGGATTGTTTAGTGGAGGGGCCTATTTCCTATGACTTGATGATTAGCGAAGAAGCGGCCAGAATCAAGGGCTATGGCAGCCCGATTACCGGCGATACCGATATTCTTCTGGTGCCGGACATGGCTGCCGGCAATATTCTGGCTAAGGCCCTGATGTATCATGCAGGGGCCCGGATGGCCGGAGTTATCGTAGGGGCGAAGGTCCCTATCGTGCTGGTATCCAGAGGAGCTAGCTCGGAGGAGAAGTTTTATTCCTTAGCTTTGGCGGCGGCAGTAGCCCGGTAA
- a CDS encoding anti sigma factor C-terminal domain-containing protein has product MHVSRDLLDQYKKGAATPEESDSIRKEIEKHEAISEFLAEEFTESLPPLDESHDVPSAKKIARKVNVKLFCTILAILLSTAALATAVIASCNLYFYNPNRGIQTTYGGDGQLAVDMMAFTELHSPGYSTYWAEAWQDGLGSYQIRLRQQNLFAGKSEDYSGQIIRGKSFGNNSDTPNGYWHFPLVNAFGSREGKFAYDETGETALSPTVHVKEDLDALAQLPDSCRAAVYVTLSKDLTLEQFSDLYQNWQEDLDFYYAAVASSDDYMPTTIGFAPDSFGTILEKDTLDEKKYPFFQLLGTSSDAANQASIWSTHFTSLLAYLSDRSPFLDAMTSVNGINADYYQGVLNYVDKKGLNIYGLLISGNVQDVQTFLTQESPADFYVSGVRLSNFPD; this is encoded by the coding sequence ATGCATGTATCTCGCGATCTGTTGGATCAATATAAAAAGGGAGCCGCCACTCCTGAGGAGTCCGATAGCATACGTAAAGAAATTGAAAAACATGAGGCCATCAGCGAGTTCTTAGCGGAAGAGTTCACCGAAAGTCTACCGCCCTTAGATGAATCCCACGATGTACCTTCTGCAAAAAAAATAGCTAGAAAGGTAAATGTTAAGCTTTTTTGTACCATCTTGGCGATTCTCCTATCCACTGCCGCTTTGGCAACGGCTGTCATTGCCAGCTGTAACCTCTATTTTTATAACCCTAATCGAGGAATACAGACCACCTACGGTGGTGACGGGCAGCTTGCGGTAGATATGATGGCATTCACTGAACTGCATTCGCCCGGGTACTCCACCTACTGGGCTGAGGCTTGGCAGGATGGGCTGGGCTCTTATCAGATACGCCTCCGTCAACAAAATCTGTTCGCAGGAAAAAGCGAAGATTATTCCGGGCAGATTATTCGCGGAAAGAGTTTTGGCAACAACAGCGATACGCCCAATGGCTATTGGCATTTTCCCTTGGTAAACGCTTTTGGCAGCCGGGAAGGGAAATTCGCCTATGATGAAACTGGCGAAACCGCTCTCTCTCCTACTGTACATGTGAAAGAAGATCTGGATGCTTTAGCGCAACTTCCGGATTCATGCCGTGCCGCCGTGTATGTCACGTTATCTAAGGATTTAACTCTAGAACAGTTTTCGGATTTGTATCAAAATTGGCAAGAGGATCTAGACTTTTACTATGCTGCGGTTGCCAGCAGTGATGACTATATGCCGACGACCATTGGCTTTGCTCCAGATTCATTTGGAACCATTTTAGAAAAGGACACCCTAGACGAAAAAAAGTACCCCTTCTTTCAATTGTTGGGTACTTCCTCTGATGCAGCTAATCAGGCCAGTATCTGGTCAACGCATTTTACTTCATTGCTGGCCTATCTCTCCGATCGGTCTCCATTCCTTGATGCCATGACCTCCGTAAACGGAATCAACGCCGATTACTACCAAGGGGTGTTAAACTATGTGGACAAAAAAGGCCTGAACATCTATGGACTATTAATCAGTGGAAATGTCCAAGATGTTCAAACCTTTTTAACACAGGAATCTCCTGCCGATTTTTACGTCAGCGGAGTGCGACTGTCTAATTTTCCAGATTGA